The DNA segment GCCAGAGGTCGGGAAAAAGAGAAATGACAATGCGCGTTGCGCCGGAATCGAGGGCATTTTCCGCCAATTCGCGCACTGCTGCTGCAAGGGAATCAATAACCTCGCCAGCCGCAATTAAATCGATCGCTTCGGGGGGAAGTGGCTGGATGACAACCGACATTAATTTCAGATTTGTGCCGAACAACTTCCCCTATTGTCTCGCGTTCTTTGAATTTGTGCTTAATGACCAGCTTGAGTGTTAAAAAGGCGGGATAGAGAAATAGAATCGCGATCGCGCGAATTCTGATTTTGGGTCAGTATTTTTGATAACCTTCGGTTCGTTGTAGCGATTCTCAATTCCCCACTAAGATGGTGGTTTAACTGGCGTTATCTTCCCCATATGAAAGATGAAGCACTAACACCCAAAGGAGAACCGATCGAAAACTGCCCCACCCCGAATGCCGTTTTAGCGATTTAGAATCGTATTTCCGAATGGTACTGAAATAAGAGTGAAGCAATTGCCCACAAGCTTTGGCTCAGTGCCATTCAGCTTTGGTTTAGTATGATTGTAGGGGTGGGTCTTTACATTAAGCTCGCTCTGTAACAAACATCTCTCAACCAAGAGGTATAGATTATGCTCAGAGATGTTCTAAAGCAAGAAATCGATCGATTGAACGACAATCAATTGCAGAGAATTGCTGAGTTTCTATATTTGGTTAAATCCCAAACCCAATATTTAGCTCAAACCGTTCCGTTTTGGCAAAAAGCAACTCCTACAGAACGAGCGCAAGATTTCCTGGCATGGGTTGAGCAGCTTCCTAAGACAGGTGTAAGCTTACCAGACGAGGCTTTCGATCGCGGTAGTATTTATGAGTAATGACTCAGTATTTGCTGGATACCAACATCGTTCTGCGCTTGAGTAACCCTGCCGATCGTCAGCACAGATTAGTTGTACAAGCAGTCGCTACTTTACTGGCACGAGCAGACGAATGTTATCTAACAGCACAAATTTTGATTGAGTTTTGGGTTGTTGCCACACGCCCTATTGATGTTAATGGCTTAGGCTGGTCAATTGAGCAAGCACGTCACGTTATCGATCGCCTGCGCGATCGTTTTCCAGTTGCCGAGGAAACGCAACAGAGCTTCCCGATTTGGTTAAATATAGTCACTGAAAATAAAATAAGGGGAAAACGAACTCATGATGCTCGTCTCATCGCTGTGATGCTTGCATCTAACATCGATTGCATTTTAACTCTCAATCCCAATGACTTCTTAGGGATATCTGGCATTACAGTGGTACATCCGCAGGAAATCACTAGACTTTGACACACTTCGATCGCTTCGGGGGGAAGTGGCTGGATGACAACCGACATTAATTTCAGATTTGTGCCGAGCAACTTCTCCTATTGTCTCGCGTTCTTTGATTTTTGCTTGGTTTATTCGCCGTCGATAGCTTCCTCCACCACGAGGGCATCGGCTTCTGGCTTGCGCAGTCTTAAATAGCGATCGCTCACCAAGATGTCTATCGTATCGTCGAGAGATGCTACCCGCAAAAGCATAAATTCCGTTCCGGGGAGCAATCCCATCGAAAGCAATCGCCCTCTGTAGCCACTCAGAGCCTTATCGTAGCCCACAACGCGCCCGACGGTTCCCACCGCCATTGATTTCAAGTGACCGATCGTTTCTGCTTCCATTGCGGTTTCTGGTTCCATTAGATTTTGGCTTGCAACGTCAACTTTATTCGTTATTGAGAATAACTTTTATTTGACTCTCTTTATAGATATACTCTTTTTTCTAAGTAATATACGCGGATCTTTATAAAGATTTGTTATTTACAAGATATTAAAAAGCTTACGATGCTTATCATTTGGGGATTTAAAAGGGGCGCGATTGCGCCCCCCTTTGTGCCTTTTCTTCATTATTCGCGATCGCGCCCAAAATCAAATTGATAATAACTGATGATTATTATCAGATAAAGTGCGCGATCGTGGCTAACCTATTTCCAACCCGCACGATCCATCAACTGCACTGCTGCTGCATTTTTTTCGCCGTAAGCTTTCACATCAAGGGAAGACTCTTGGAACTCCCCTAACCCCTCAACCACCTCATTACTTTCCGCACCAATCACCACGGGATACTCATTATTCGCATTAGCGAAAACCTCCTGAGCTTCTGGCGTTGTCAAATACTCCAAAAACTGGACGGCATTTTCCTGATTGGGCGCATTCACCGCAACCCCAGCACCGCTAATATTTACGTGGGTTCCCTCCTCTTCTTGA comes from the Lusitaniella coriacea LEGE 07157 genome and includes:
- a CDS encoding FeoA family protein; the protein is MEPETAMEAETIGHLKSMAVGTVGRVVGYDKALSGYRGRLLSMGLLPGTEFMLLRVASLDDTIDILVSDRYLRLRKPEADALVVEEAIDGE
- a CDS encoding type II toxin-antitoxin system VapC family toxin, with protein sequence MTQYLLDTNIVLRLSNPADRQHRLVVQAVATLLARADECYLTAQILIEFWVVATRPIDVNGLGWSIEQARHVIDRLRDRFPVAEETQQSFPIWLNIVTENKIRGKRTHDARLIAVMLASNIDCILTLNPNDFLGISGITVVHPQEITRL